The Flavobacterium psychrotrophum region TTATGGGCGCGTATTTTTAGGGCCTTAATAGTTATCGCCATGGTTGCTATATTTTACATTGTTATAATACGCGATTATGACAGCAAGACCTTTTTAGAGGAAACTCTTCAAACAGCTTTTACAATAGGTACAATTGCAGGCCTACTTATTTTACTCGGGGCTTTATACCTGCTACGAAATTATATTGAAAAAATTGCCATGCGAATGTACTTACGCTTGCCCCATGCTACCCGACTTAGATTACGTGTAATAAAGCGCACTCTTGCTACAATATACACCCTTGCTACCGGTGCCTGTTTTTATATGCTGTTTACTAAAGAACCTATTATTGCTACTATATTTTTGATTATTGCGCTGATACAGATATCAATGGATATTTATACAGAAGAAAAACTGAAAGATAAAAACGGGCGCGCTTAATTTCCGGCAACGTCCTTCAGAATCAAGACCCAGCCCCTTTATACTTACAATTAAAAATTACAGTAATGAAACATACTACAAACCGCCGGTTCCTGAAACGTATATTATGGATAGGTGCCTTTATATTCATCCTTATGAACATCATTGCCATTTTTCACGGCTATAAGTTTACACATTTTGATACTACCGTAGGCGAACGCGTAAATGCTGATAAGCTAAATGCTTTGCAAAAAACAAAGATGCTGTTGTTCGGCACTTCGCTCCCACGCCCTAAAAACACAGATTTACCTGCCCAACCTTATGAAACCGTTACCATTCAAAGCAATGTAAAGCTGGAAGCATGGTATATTAAAGTAGCTAATCCAAAAGGAACGGTATTGCTGTTTCACGGTTATCAGGGAAATAAATCGGTACTTATCCAGGCATCAGATGAATTTTTGAAAATGGGCTACAACACCCTACTTGCCGATTTTATGGGATCGGGCGGCAGCGAAGGTAACAGCACTACCATAGGTGCTATTGAAGGTACAGAGGTTAAAGACTGTTTTGAATTTATAAAGAATAAAAGGGAGAAAAATATTGTACTTTATGGCAGCAGCATGGGATCTGCGGCAGTGATGAAAGCCATTGACGAATATAAAATAAGCCCAAAGGCGATTATTATAGGCTGCCCGTTTGGCACAATGTATGCAACCGTTTGCAGGCGTTTTGAGATACTTGGTGTACCAAGCTTTCCACTGGCAGGCATGCTTACGTTTTGGGGTGGTATAGAAAACGGCTTTTGGGCGTTTAGCCACAACCCGCAGGAGTATGCAAAATCAATAACCTGCCCTACCCTTTTGCTTTATGGCGAAAAGGACAATCGTGTAAGCCGTGCAGAAATTGATGCGATTTACACCAACCTTGCCGGGCATAAAACCCTACAAACATTTCCGGATACCGGACACGGACAATATGTAGATACCGACCATGATACCTGGGTAAATAATGTAAAAGGGTTTCTAAAAAGCACTGACCATTAGCTGCATTTTGGCTAAGAAGGTACACGCTTTGAAAATTCAGAATAATAAGATTCGTGAAAATTTGTGAAATTAATGGCAAATATTAAACAGGCCTGCGATAATTCTTCACTACAAAATTCACTCCTTCTTCTACAATCTCGCCCATGGTTTCGCAATACCTGAAACGGGAGTTATAAGTAAGCTTTTGCAACGCTGTGCGCAACGATTCTACATGAGATTTAGGGGCAATTTTATCAGATTTTAATATTGTTACCAAATCAAGATAGCGCTCGTGGCTGTTGAGCACGCGCTTTACCATAACAGAGCGTACCTCTTTGCGGTACTGCTCCACAGAACTGATTTGCAGCTTATCGATTACCAGCTGCACCATGCGGTAGTTCTCTTTAAAATATTGCGGCAGGTAAATTTTAAT contains the following coding sequences:
- a CDS encoding alpha/beta hydrolase; translation: MKHTTNRRFLKRILWIGAFIFILMNIIAIFHGYKFTHFDTTVGERVNADKLNALQKTKMLLFGTSLPRPKNTDLPAQPYETVTIQSNVKLEAWYIKVANPKGTVLLFHGYQGNKSVLIQASDEFLKMGYNTLLADFMGSGGSEGNSTTIGAIEGTEVKDCFEFIKNKREKNIVLYGSSMGSAAVMKAIDEYKISPKAIIIGCPFGTMYATVCRRFEILGVPSFPLAGMLTFWGGIENGFWAFSHNPQEYAKSITCPTLLLYGEKDNRVSRAEIDAIYTNLAGHKTLQTFPDTGHGQYVDTDHDTWVNNVKGFLKSTDH